The genomic DNA GCAGGGAacaagaaatagtttttttattGCAGCAATAATTGTCTTTGTTATTTGAGTGCCTGATATTAGTGGAAGGCTTCAGTTGGGTTTCCAAGAAAACCAGAATTGTATCAACAAGCATACTGAAGTAAAATGTTTGCTTTACCATAAATCTTCACACTCGACTCTTTTGTCTAAACGCCTTCACTCTGTGGCTCTGTCTATGGTGAACACTTCAAacgtttttcttgttctttgaATGAATAAATCTTCAGGATTAATAGATCCTCGCGTAGAGTGTgaaaattgttgaaaacagTCTAAAACTGCCAATTTTTTGGGTGTCGTGTTTTATAGTTTCAGTCTGGCTCATCCTGAAAACCACTAGTGTGTGAGTGGAGGGCCTCATGAAATATTCGTTTAAGATATAGgttatgaaatattaaattGTTGAACTGTGGTAAACTTTAGGTTTGTGTATACTTTCATTAGAAGCCCATTTTCTCAGTGTCTAAGATACCCATTGCGTCTGAAATTGAGTTTTCTCAACAGTGCCCTAGGCTTCCATGATGAcgctaaacaaatttttattcatgCTAAACGCAAGTACACTAGAGTGTACCTATCTGTGCGGTGGTCGGTTAAGATTGGAAGGGCTTAGATACCAACTAAATCCCACTGATGGTTTATTCGTAACGAGTAACTCAGATTTTGAAGTTCGACCCTTGTTGACGCTGGTAAATAACTCGTATTTTGTTCTTTTCGCCATCagatgattttttaaattgtttaaccctttcactcacagatcaaatttgtaattctccttactgtcaatcatgcaattcttataatattagttcaaagaacttagtattggatcaactaattatcccaaattgatattttccttattCATATctcttgtctggttgatattgtattgatattgtaaggagaaattctgtcttggttactcatgagagttaaagagttaacttATCGGCGGGTACATCACTCTCTTCGACACACTGTTCAATTTCAAAGtagaatattttatttgaagaaaGCTCCCAACTTTTATCACTAGTCAAGATTTTCTGAAAATCTTTGAACAATCAGAAATCAGTCATAAAACTGACAATTTTAGGGAAAGTGGATCTTATTTAAAGAGGGATCTGTTCGCTCTTGAAAATGTTAAGTTAATTTAGTACTACCTCATGTAACACTTCTTAAGAGTGACGTCGTTCTAATAgtagaagaaaaaacataagCTAGCGCACgataaatattttgtaaaaaatgaaaatttgaattctACCGTTGGATGCATTGTGACTCGGCCTAGCAAAAATAGCATAAAAGAATCGGAATTGCTCCCGATATAAcattaaaaaacattcaaaggTAAAATTTTTTGTAAAGGATACGTGTAAACAGTTAGCGATGTTTTATGCTTCATATTTCAGGAATAAGTCGACCTAAAGTGGGTTCCATAGTTGACGTAAATCTCCTTATCACAATTGTTTTTGACATTAAGggtaaattttgaaatgttactTTGTAATGACCTGTAATATttaactgtttcatttttttaaaccagtcTTTCAAGACAAGTACCTTGATTTTCATGGTTTTATCGTTAATTCTCAGCAGAATGGCCTAAAGAGCCTCTCGTGAGGAACCTGTCATTATTTATTACCTGGGGGATGGGAAGGAAGGGGGGGTTGGAGGATTTTTCAGGGGGCATCCCATTGTTTTCAGGGGGaacatgggggggggggggaatcgtCACCCACAGAGTATAGAGGTGGGACTTAACAAAATCGACTGTCAGTGAAGGAGGATCATGAGAATATCACAGAGCCTATGGGAGGAGCAGGTAAATTTTCTCATGAAAATCAAGTGATTATAGAATGCTggacacaatcaaaatcctcagcccctccccctcccccctccccctcaacCCTCGGCGATAAATGGCGACTGTTCCCTTTAGAAGATGAAAAACTAACGACGTAACTGGTTTGTAAAACTAACTAATACACGGACCAACTAATTTGTCCTATTCATTGCTAAGATTTCCAGTGAGTGTTTGATTGATTTGACATCAATCACAAGACTTATGGCAACGCAAACGGCGGTTGTGACAAATATTACCCAAAAACTTATCCTAAGGTATTTTATAAGTAAACGACGGTCTTCTTGGTTTCCACGCCCGTTTGTGTAATCTTTAACAAGCTGTATTCCTTTCTTTTGGCATATTCCTAAAACCTCTTCGGCTATCGCAGGCCTTCCGATAAAGTAACAACGGGACCTCTTGTTGGCAGCCTTCAAAGCTTTCTCGAAGTTAATTCGGCCATGGATGAGTTGAATTGGCGATTCCGTTGTGTCATCTGCGACATCTCCCACTTCTGAACCAGTGACATAAAATTGAAACGTTATAGTAGCAACgtctttttctttgatcttccGCAGGAGGTCTTCGATGGGTCCCCGCAGGAATTCGTAAAATGCCCTACATCTGACTGAGTAGAAAATGTCGATTTTGATCTGTTTACTAGTTTGGCTTTTATGCTGTGACGGTTCATATGTGTTGGCCAAACAACTGAGGACATCTAAGATGTAGCCACAACCAGATCCAGTCGCGAACAAAACGAAATGTGAAGGCGAACTTCTATCTGATGCATCAATTATCTGTTCATAAAGCTTCCAAACAGATGACCGATAGGGTCCCCATGTATGGAGGGTGATGTTCTCGTCGTTGGTAGCAAGCCACTTTGTCCAAGGGAGGCACATCTGCTGGTCATCCTCAATTACTGATATCACCAAACCAATGTCCCAAGTTGAATCTTGTGACATATTTGCAAAAGTTGTGAAGGGATGAGACCGTTGTGGTAGCATTCCggcgttttcttttcttgtgtgaAGAAGATAGTAAACATCACCAACAGCGTGTTTAACTTCACTGTCCAGTTTTACGTACATTATTACGTATTCGTTGTCTCCAAGGACTTCCCTTCTCACAATGTGGCCGCAGTTGCGCCGATAGCACAAAATAGAGAGAATTTTGTCAATGCACCAGAGAACTAAAATGGGAAGATTAGCCACTTGCGACAGACCATGGGTGATCTTTCGGATGTTGTCAATGGCGTACCAGATCCCGGCAAAAACGTGCAAGGCCATTGCCAATGAATAGCTTCTTTTATTGGCATAATTCGATCTACTAAGGGGGACAAATAAGCAGAATATGACGATAACGAGCATGAATCGATAAATCTCGTCCGACGTTAGATGAACTCCCTTGTGATCGTTAAAAATCCAGCCTTGAACTGCTGCAGGATCCCAGAACTTCGTCCAGTTTAAGTGATCAGGATATTCGCTGTAGTTGAAGGTACTTGGTGGATAATACTTCAGTTGAGTGCCATCGATCAGGGGCGGaagaaaaatgataagaacATGAGCCAGGGAAGGTATCGCTAAAAGGAAAATTCCAGCAAAAGTATGAATTCTTGTATGAACATTACGGATTCCGTCTATCGTGATCCAGTTTGGAGCGATCTCGCAGATTAAGTTCGGGAGGCAACTCATCATCGTGTAGAACATTAAGTTTTGAGAAGTAATGATCAGTCTTGCGGTGATGGCCCACACAACGTTAGTAGTGGTCTCTCCCAGGTGAGTTCCCCAAAGCCTCTTCGGAAACTTTCCACTTCTTCCTAAAATCATATCCCCTCTGAGCGCAAAGCGATCAATCACACACAGGGCTGTTGAAATCACAAAAACAATCCAAACTAGTGTTTCATAGGAAATGGAAAATCGCTTGCGAGTTTGACGAAAGGATAGGCGCTCTTTTTGGGTCTTCAGTATTTTTTCATCTGGGATATCGATGGTAAATCCATTCGACTGCGGTGAAACCTTGTTTCGTCTTGAAGCCGGTCTTGCTTTTTTATGACAATCTTCCACTTTCTGTTCGATTAAAAAGACATTATTTTCGAAATTAATGTGAGACATTCAATtcctgattatttttttttgctatctTTGATAAAACGTTCGGATAACATGAACAAAAGTTTTAGGTTCCTCTGcgaattttaaaattatattaaagttaTATTTACCTGGAGATCCTTCAGAAACTCTTGCCACTTAAAACTCGTCTCGCCTCCGTAGACAGCAACAATCACCTGGGGTGAAACATAAAAAGGCTGAGAAAAGGCCAAGATTTTGttcctcgtttttttttttc from Pocillopora verrucosa isolate sample1 chromosome 10, ASM3666991v2, whole genome shotgun sequence includes the following:
- the LOC131791122 gene encoding uncharacterized protein isoform X2, whose amino-acid sequence is MSLESACIGLTDMSGNEGSFSEEMSSRSAGSISFDDPLDKVKRFVIEKGLMLEDCFQDYDPLRKGHVTAGDFKEALKKSFGGLLTEEQVEEMQTRYRMVDNLDCYDWPKFLHDIEKDSNQTSPKPHHKPTRLQKEAVLKKVAAQRMKGKQDITDLLAQASLHDSNGNEKIGQKEEEVLQFLKGIADREDLEVIVAVYGGETSFKWQEFLKDLQKVEDCHKKARPASRRNKVSPQSNGFTIDIPDEKILKTQKERLSFRQTRKRFSISYETLVWIVFVISTALCVIDRFALRGDMILGRSGKFPKRLWGTHLGETTTNVVWAITARLIITSQNLMFYTMMSCLPNLICEIAPNWITIDGIRNVHTRIHTFAGIFLLAIPSLAHVLIIFLPPLIDGTQLKYYPPSTFNYSEYPDHLNWTKFWDPAAVQGWIFNDHKGVHLTSDEIYRFMLVIVIFCLFVPLSRSNYANKRSYSLAMALHVFAGIWYAIDNIRKITHGLSQVANLPILVLWCIDKILSILCYRRNCGHIVRREVLGDNEYVIMYVKLDSEVKHAVGDVYYLLHTRKENAGMLPQRSHPFTTFANMSQDSTWDIGLVISVIEDDQQMCLPWTKWLATNDENITLHTWGPYRSSVWKLYEQIIDASDRSSPSHFVLFATGSGCGYILDVLSCLANTYEPSQHKSQTSKQIKIDIFYSVRCRAFYEFLRGPIEDLLRKIKEKDVATITFQFYVTGSEVGDVADDTTESPIQLIHGRINFEKALKAANKRSRCYFIGRPAIAEEVLGICQKKGIQLVKDYTNGRGNQEDRRLLIKYLRISFWVIFVTTAVCVAISLVIDVKSIKHSLEILAMNRTN
- the LOC131791122 gene encoding uncharacterized protein isoform X1 codes for the protein MSESLSQEGTQQNNKHRSVRFSNFPVESQVQLKITTMSLESACIGLTDMSGNEGSFSEEMSSRSAGSISFDDPLDKVKRFVIEKGLMLEDCFQDYDPLRKGHVTAGDFKEALKKSFGGLLTEEQVEEMQTRYRMVDNLDCYDWPKFLHDIEKDSNQTSPKPHHKPTRLQKEAVLKKVAAQRMKGKQDITDLLAQASLHDSNGNEKIGQKEEEVLQFLKGIADREDLEVIVAVYGGETSFKWQEFLKDLQKVEDCHKKARPASRRNKVSPQSNGFTIDIPDEKILKTQKERLSFRQTRKRFSISYETLVWIVFVISTALCVIDRFALRGDMILGRSGKFPKRLWGTHLGETTTNVVWAITARLIITSQNLMFYTMMSCLPNLICEIAPNWITIDGIRNVHTRIHTFAGIFLLAIPSLAHVLIIFLPPLIDGTQLKYYPPSTFNYSEYPDHLNWTKFWDPAAVQGWIFNDHKGVHLTSDEIYRFMLVIVIFCLFVPLSRSNYANKRSYSLAMALHVFAGIWYAIDNIRKITHGLSQVANLPILVLWCIDKILSILCYRRNCGHIVRREVLGDNEYVIMYVKLDSEVKHAVGDVYYLLHTRKENAGMLPQRSHPFTTFANMSQDSTWDIGLVISVIEDDQQMCLPWTKWLATNDENITLHTWGPYRSSVWKLYEQIIDASDRSSPSHFVLFATGSGCGYILDVLSCLANTYEPSQHKSQTSKQIKIDIFYSVRCRAFYEFLRGPIEDLLRKIKEKDVATITFQFYVTGSEVGDVADDTTESPIQLIHGRINFEKALKAANKRSRCYFIGRPAIAEEVLGICQKKGIQLVKDYTNGRGNQEDRRLLIKYLRISFWVIFVTTAVCVAISLVIDVKSIKHSLEILAMNRTN
- the LOC131791122 gene encoding uncharacterized protein isoform X3 is translated as MSGNEGSFSEEMSSRSAGSISFDDPLDKVKRFVIEKGLMLEDCFQDYDPLRKGHVTAGDFKEALKKSFGGLLTEEQVEEMQTRYRMVDNLDCYDWPKFLHDIEKDSNQTSPKPHHKPTRLQKEAVLKKVAAQRMKGKQDITDLLAQASLHDSNGNEKIGQKEEEVLQFLKGIADREDLEVIVAVYGGETSFKWQEFLKDLQKVEDCHKKARPASRRNKVSPQSNGFTIDIPDEKILKTQKERLSFRQTRKRFSISYETLVWIVFVISTALCVIDRFALRGDMILGRSGKFPKRLWGTHLGETTTNVVWAITARLIITSQNLMFYTMMSCLPNLICEIAPNWITIDGIRNVHTRIHTFAGIFLLAIPSLAHVLIIFLPPLIDGTQLKYYPPSTFNYSEYPDHLNWTKFWDPAAVQGWIFNDHKGVHLTSDEIYRFMLVIVIFCLFVPLSRSNYANKRSYSLAMALHVFAGIWYAIDNIRKITHGLSQVANLPILVLWCIDKILSILCYRRNCGHIVRREVLGDNEYVIMYVKLDSEVKHAVGDVYYLLHTRKENAGMLPQRSHPFTTFANMSQDSTWDIGLVISVIEDDQQMCLPWTKWLATNDENITLHTWGPYRSSVWKLYEQIIDASDRSSPSHFVLFATGSGCGYILDVLSCLANTYEPSQHKSQTSKQIKIDIFYSVRCRAFYEFLRGPIEDLLRKIKEKDVATITFQFYVTGSEVGDVADDTTESPIQLIHGRINFEKALKAANKRSRCYFIGRPAIAEEVLGICQKKGIQLVKDYTNGRGNQEDRRLLIKYLRISFWVIFVTTAVCVAISLVIDVKSIKHSLEILAMNRTN